The DNA region AGCGCGCGGCGCTGCCGTTCGGCATTGTCGATCTCCAGGGAGGGCCTCATCAGGAAGGAGCGCGAGAAGGCCTTGAGATTGGCAAGCGAGATATTGTCGGTGAGATCATCCTCGAGCACCAGCCCCGAGCGCTTGCGGTCTTCCGGGATCAGGAAAATGCCGCGCGAGATGGCATCGCGCGGCGAGCTTATGGCGAGGCTTTCGCCCTGGAGCCGCACGGCTCCCGCCAGCATCGCGTCGACGCCGAAGACGGCGCGCGCCAGCTCGCTGCGCCCGGCTCCGACCAGACCCGCCATCCCGAGGATTTCGCCGGCATGCAGTTGCAAGCTCACCTCGCGCTGCGGATAGGCGCTGGTGCGCAGCGCCTCGATGTCGAGGACGGCGTGGCCTCTCGCCTGCTTCGGGGCGGTGTAGAGCGATTTCAGGTCGCGGCCGATCATCAGGCGGATCATCGCCTCATGGTTGATCTCGGCGCGCGACAGCTCGCCCACCCGTCTGCCGTCGCGCAGGACGATCACCCGGTCGGCGCAATGCTCGACCTCGTTCAGCCGGTGCGAGATGAAGATCACGGCCACACCGCTGTCGCGCAGCTCGGCGATGACGCGTAAGAGCCGGCCGGTCTCGCTCGCCGTCAGGCTCGAGGTCGGTTCGTCCATGATGACGATGCGCGCCTCGAGCGAGAGCGCCTTGACGATCTCGAGGAGCTGGCGCTGCGCCAGCGACAATTCCGAGACTTGGGTGTCGACCCTGAAGTCGACGCCGAGCCGATCGAGCAGCGGCTGCACCTTGCGCTCGAGCGCGGGCCTGTCGATGAGCCGCAGCGGCCAGGCGAAGACCGGCTCGCGCCCGATCATGACATTTGCCGCCACGTCGAGATTGTCGAAGAGGTTGAGCTCCTGATGCACGAAGGCGATGCCGGCCGCCATGGCTTCGGCGACGCCGAGCGAGGCGCGTTCGCGGCCATCGATGCGGATATGTCCTTCGCTCGGCGCGATCACGCCACCGAGGATCTTCATCAAGGTCGATTTGCCGGCGCCGTTCTCGCCGATCAGGGCCACGACCTCGCCGCGGCCGACCGAGAGCGAGACGCGGTCGAGCGCCCTGACGCCCGGATAGGACTTGCCGATATCGATCAGTTCCAGGAGCGGGCCGGTCATCGCTCGCCGTCAAGACTCATCGGGATTCTTGCCTCATCGGGTTCTCGCATGAAAATGCGCCGCGTGGGGCGCGCGGCGCAAGTTGCCGAAGGTTGGTGATCCTTCGGCGTCGCTCCCGAGCATCCCGCCAAGGTCGGGGAGGCGGTGCTCGAGGCGCGATCCTTGACCTTATTTGCGGCCTTGACGCTCCTTGAGCTCGGCCCAGAAGGCGTCGACGCTCGTCTTGTCGATGATTTTGGTCGGCACGATGATGAGCTTGTCGGCCGGGACGAAGGATTTGTCGCCTTCGAGATATTTGGCCATGTCCTTCATGCCCTGATAGCCCCATTCATAGGGCTGCTGCACCACGGTGCCGACGATCGTACCCTCCTTGACGCCGCCCAGCGTGATCGGATCCTCGTCGAAGCCGATGATGGTCGTCTGCCCAAGCTTGCCGGCCTCCTTGAGCGCCTCGTAGATGCGCGGCGTATTGTAGGAGTAGAAGCCCACCATGCAGTTGATCTCGGGATGGGCGGTCAGCGTGTCCTCGACATTGCGCTTGGCGCGGGTCTGGTCGATGTCGTCGCCGCGCACATCGACGAGCTCGATCTTCGATCCCTTGATGGTGTCCTTGACGCCTTCGATGCGCTCGCGCGCATTGTCGGCCCCTGGAAGCCCGACGAAGCCCATGCATTTGGCGCCGTTCGGCAGGGCCTTGAGCATCAGCTCTCCGGCCTGCTTGCCGGCCGCCACATTGCTCGAGCCGATATAGGCGATACGCTTGCTGGCCGGTGCGTCGCTATCGGTGGTGAACACGGCCGCCTGCGAGGCGACGCGGTTGAGGGCGTCGGTCATGGTCTTGGGATCGACCGCGCTCACCATGATGCCGGTGACGCCGGCCGAGACGAGGTCGTCCATGAGGCGCGTCTGGATCGCCGCGGAGGATTGCTCGGGGTATTTGAAGACGAGCTCGTAATTCGGCAATTCGCCCTGAGCTTTCTTCACCCCGGCCTCGGCGGCCTTCCAGAAATCGGAGGCGCCGTTCACCACGAAGGCGAGTGTTTTCTTGCCGGCTGCTTCGGCAGGGCCCAGAGTGCCGAGAAGAACGGTTGCCGCAACTGTTGCGAAGAGAATTTGCCGCATCATATGCCTCCCTATGTCTCGAACGTGGCGGTCGTGCTCCGCTCACGGGCTGCTCGGTCCTCCGGTCGTTGACCCGGCCGAGAGGATTAATCATATTAATAGGGAGGCTATTCGAGCCGATATGTATCGTCAACCCGATTTTCAGCGAAGGAAGCGGCGGTGAGTTCCGTGAGGTTCCGTTCGGGGGCCGCAGCGATGGTGACCCTGCCGGAGCGTCGCTCGCGTAGCGCCCATGACACGGTGCTGCGCGGCCTCGGCAGCGCCATCGTCTCAGGCGAATTGCCGGTTGGCGCCATGCTGCCGAGCAAGGACGAGCTGTCGCGCCAATTCGGCGTCTCGCATACTTCGCTGCGCGAGGCGTTGCAGACCTTGTCGGCCAAGGGGCTGATCGCCGCCAAAACCAAGATCGGCACCTGGGTCCAGGACGAGTCGCATTGGAACATGTTCGATGCCGACATCCTGGCCTGGCGCCTGGCCAAGGGGGCCGATCACGGCTTCGTCGCGAACCTGTTCGAGATCCGGCAGGCCTTCGAGCCTGCAGCTGCCGCGATCGCTGCGCTGCGACGCAGCGACAGCCATGTCGCCGAGCTCCGCCGGCATCTCGAGGCCATGGGCGAGGCCTCGAGTGACAAGCAGGGCTTCACCGATGCCGACGTCGCTTTCCATCTTTGCGTGCTCGACGCTTCCGCCAATCCCTTCATGCGCTCGATCGGTGCCCTGATCGCGACGGCGCTCGCCGCTTCTTTCGCCTTGAGCGCGCCGACCGACAATGCCGAGCGTGCCACCACTGCCTATCGGCAGCACGCCGCGATCGTCGACGCCATAGAGGCGCAGTGCCCACAAGCGGCAGCCGACGCCATGCTGCAGGCGATCCGCCAGGGATGGACGATCTATTCCGGTCTCGCCGACCGGCCGCTCGCCAACCTGTCGGTGCGCAGCGTCCGCGAATAGGGGAGCTGGGCAAGGCAGCGCCGCGCGCAGCGTAGGCCGCGGCGATTTGGCGGCGTGGGCACCGTGTCGCAGGGAAGGGCTTCAGCGCCCCGGCACCATGGAGATCACGACGCTGTCGGCGCCCGCCGCGAGCATCAAGCCCCGGCGTTTGGCATTGAGCTTGAGCGTGACGCCATGAGGGTTCCTGAGCCACATCCTGCCGATGCTCTTCTCGCCAATGGCAGCACCTGCGCGGATGACGACATAGGGACCGGGGAAATCGGCGATCGAATGGAGATCGTAGACAATCCCCATCGCCTGCACAGACGAAGCGCCGATGCCGCCTACGCCAAGGCCAGCGATCTTGAAGCCAAAGCTCCTGCCGGCATATCTCAACACGCCGCCCCCATAGCCGGCGGTGACGATGAACCCCGCCTGTCCCTGATTGATGACGATCGTGCCCGTCGGATGCCGCGCCATGAGGCCCGCCGCAGCGGCCAAGGATGGCAGGAGGGCGACGAGGAGAGCCGAGGCGAATAGTCGTAGCGCCGTCAAGGGACACCTCCGCATGATCTCCCTCCTTCTAGTCGGCGTCGAATTGCCTGCCCTCAGCGGCAGACGCGCACGCCGTTGACGATCGCGCAATGCCGGACCGGCGCCACCACCACTCCGCGTGCGACCGGACGTCTCGCGACGACGGCGCCTCTTGGACCGGCGCAGCCGGCGCGCACCACTCCGCGCGCGCAGACCACAGCGCCGGCCTCCTCGGGCAGGGCCAAGGTGCCGGCAAGGACCAGAAGAAGGGCAAGCGATGCATATTTCATTTTTGCAGCCTCCGGTTTGCAAGCGCCAAGACCCGCGGAGCGCGGCAATGCCGATCAGTTCGCCGCTTTCGAGAACATTAGCGCCGATCCAATAATGGCGATAGCCGCAATCGCCCCGGTCGTGCGGCTTTCCTCTGTTCGAGCGTCGCTCGCCCCACCCGCAGGCTGAGCACAGTTACGGCTGGCGCATTTTCGGGAGCGGAAAGTTGCGCGGCGAGTCGATCGAATCTTATGCGATAATGCGCCACGCCGAAGCCGCCGCGCATAAGTTCGTGCAATTGCATATCCCCCTGGGGGTACCCGCAATTGACTGCCGTGGAGAACGCTTAGCACGTAGTTGGTTTTGTGTTCGCGCCTGCCTGAAGCAATCAGTCCGGCATTCTCGGCCTCGTGCTCGGCAAACGCACGAGCCGCGGTCGTGGCACACGAGCAGCATGACGGTGCCATGTGCAATCTCTCCTCCAAGAACCGCTTCCCCGACTATAAGGCGCGCCGATCGTCAGGGACCGATCACGTAAGGTTTCGGCCCCGAGAGAATATTCAAGAACATCACGAAATCTGGCAGGTCTCGACCATCAACGATACCTTCGGACGCGATGAGGTCTGCACGTTGGGCTGAGCTTGGCTGGGCATCACATGCGTGACGGGCGACGAACCATGGCGGCTCATGCCGGTCGGCTTGGCCAATACGCCCGACGCGAAGCCTGCGACCAGAACGGCGACCGCGAGGCCGGCGACGATTTTCTCCGAGCGTGACATCTTGGCATTCATGGCCTTGCTCCATCGGCGAGCTAGGCGGACCCCCGCCTTCCGGGGCTGAGGGATGGCGGGGTCCTGGCCAACTGCCGATCACGGGGGACC from Rhizobiales bacterium GAS188 includes:
- a CDS encoding monosaccharide ABC transporter ATP-binding protein, CUT2 family translates to MTGPLLELIDIGKSYPGVRALDRVSLSVGRGEVVALIGENGAGKSTLMKILGGVIAPSEGHIRIDGRERASLGVAEAMAAGIAFVHQELNLFDNLDVAANVMIGREPVFAWPLRLIDRPALERKVQPLLDRLGVDFRVDTQVSELSLAQRQLLEIVKALSLEARIVIMDEPTSSLTASETGRLLRVIAELRDSGVAVIFISHRLNEVEHCADRVIVLRDGRRVGELSRAEINHEAMIRLMIGRDLKSLYTAPKQARGHAVLDIEALRTSAYPQREVSLQLHAGEILGMAGLVGAGRSELARAVFGVDAMLAGAVRLQGESLAISSPRDAISRGIFLIPEDRKRSGLVLEDDLTDNISLANLKAFSRSFLMRPSLEIDNAERQRRALNIKTASVATQVGTLSGGNQQKVVLAKWLSMRPRIVIFDEPTRGIDVGAKSEIYALMRALADDGVAILMISSDMEEVIGVSDRIAVMHEGAISGYLPRERFSEENVMQLAVGATARRSQATC
- a CDS encoding transcriptional regulator, GntR family, with the protein product MSSVRFRSGAAAMVTLPERRSRSAHDTVLRGLGSAIVSGELPVGAMLPSKDELSRQFGVSHTSLREALQTLSAKGLIAAKTKIGTWVQDESHWNMFDADILAWRLAKGADHGFVANLFEIRQAFEPAAAAIAALRRSDSHVAELRRHLEAMGEASSDKQGFTDADVAFHLCVLDASANPFMRSIGALIATALAASFALSAPTDNAERATTAYRQHAAIVDAIEAQCPQAAADAMLQAIRQGWTIYSGLADRPLANLSVRSVRE
- a CDS encoding monosaccharide ABC transporter substrate-binding protein, CUT2 family; translation: MRQILFATVAATVLLGTLGPAEAAGKKTLAFVVNGASDFWKAAEAGVKKAQGELPNYELVFKYPEQSSAAIQTRLMDDLVSAGVTGIMVSAVDPKTMTDALNRVASQAAVFTTDSDAPASKRIAYIGSSNVAAGKQAGELMLKALPNGAKCMGFVGLPGADNARERIEGVKDTIKGSKIELVDVRGDDIDQTRAKRNVEDTLTAHPEINCMVGFYSYNTPRIYEALKEAGKLGQTTIIGFDEDPITLGGVKEGTIVGTVVQQPYEWGYQGMKDMAKYLEGDKSFVPADKLIIVPTKIIDKTSVDAFWAELKERQGRK